In Paenibacillus sp. 1781tsa1, one DNA window encodes the following:
- a CDS encoding rhamnogalacturonan lyase B N-terminal domain-containing protein, with amino-acid sequence MTKSIVRKALGLFLIVVMVATAAVYPASTGHAATIQVTDNGSRIEVNTGSGLVYVVNKTNGDIISAKMNGTELNSNRGSHIGSGLGSSANVTWNKSPSGSTVLITVSTNTLTHYYASRGGENIIYMATHITAQPSIGELRYIFRGNGSVLTGVPANSNNRGNTGAIESQDVFGFANGQSASKYYGNDQAKDLSVRGVTGNGVGVFMAYGNREKSSGGPFFRDIQFQSGTETEVYNYMNSGHAQTENWRLGLHGPYALIFTTGGTPNVPDFSWMSGLNLQGWVSSRGNVVLNGLSGMDTGYAYTIGFANSSAQYWVGTSSSGAAAKYSMIPGTYTMTAYKGELAVYTETVNVTAGQTTTLNTRTINNDPSQASNIWRIGNWDGTPREFLNGQTIPIRHPSDSRNPSWGPVTYATGSTTNRFPAIQFRGQNSPTTITFNLNASQAASSHMLNIGITAAYNNGRPSVTVNGHALTNPAASSQPNSRSFTIGTYRGNNTTFSWNVPASYFVNGSNTITITPISGSSDLGNWLSAGWVYDCVELLN; translated from the coding sequence ATGACTAAAAGTATAGTGAGAAAGGCGCTTGGTTTGTTTTTAATTGTCGTTATGGTCGCAACAGCTGCCGTATACCCTGCATCTACCGGACACGCAGCCACCATCCAGGTCACAGACAACGGCTCCAGAATTGAAGTGAACACCGGTTCGGGATTAGTCTATGTAGTGAACAAAACGAATGGTGATATTATCTCTGCCAAGATGAATGGAACTGAGCTGAATAGCAATAGGGGCTCACATATTGGCTCGGGGTTGGGATCTTCTGCAAATGTAACGTGGAATAAGTCACCTTCGGGTTCAACGGTGCTAATTACCGTTTCCACCAACACATTGACTCACTATTATGCTTCGCGGGGTGGCGAGAACATCATATACATGGCAACGCATATCACGGCTCAACCTTCAATTGGAGAGTTACGGTACATTTTCCGCGGTAATGGTAGTGTGTTGACAGGTGTTCCGGCGAATTCTAACAACCGGGGTAACACTGGAGCAATTGAAAGTCAGGATGTGTTCGGGTTTGCCAATGGACAGTCGGCCTCCAAATATTATGGTAATGATCAGGCCAAAGACTTATCCGTTCGTGGGGTGACCGGGAATGGCGTCGGTGTATTTATGGCCTACGGCAATCGGGAAAAAAGCTCTGGCGGCCCATTCTTCCGTGACATCCAGTTCCAAAGTGGAACAGAGACGGAAGTCTATAATTATATGAACTCGGGCCATGCACAGACGGAAAATTGGCGCCTGGGTCTGCATGGGCCGTACGCTCTGATCTTCACCACAGGTGGTACGCCAAATGTACCCGATTTCAGCTGGATGTCTGGTCTGAACTTGCAGGGTTGGGTATCCAGTCGGGGGAATGTGGTGCTTAATGGTCTCTCCGGGATGGATACGGGGTACGCGTACACGATTGGGTTCGCCAATAGCAGTGCTCAGTATTGGGTGGGTACCTCTTCAAGTGGGGCAGCCGCCAAATATAGCATGATCCCAGGGACATACACCATGACAGCCTATAAGGGGGAACTGGCGGTATATACGGAAACGGTTAATGTCACGGCAGGCCAAACGACGACTCTGAATACACGTACGATCAACAATGATCCGAGTCAAGCCTCCAACATCTGGCGAATCGGTAACTGGGATGGTACACCACGGGAGTTTCTGAATGGGCAGACCATTCCGATCCGTCACCCGTCCGATAGTCGTAATCCAAGCTGGGGGCCTGTCACCTATGCTACGGGCAGCACGACCAATCGATTCCCGGCAATCCAATTCCGTGGTCAGAATTCACCAACTACAATAACGTTTAACTTGAATGCATCCCAAGCGGCATCTTCCCATATGCTCAACATCGGGATTACCGCAGCATACAATAATGGCAGACCTAGTGTAACGGTTAATGGACATGCTTTAACCAACCCTGCCGCTTCCTCACAGCCCAATTCTCGTAGCTTCACGATTGGTACCTATCGTGGCAACAACACAACGTTTAGCTGGAATGTCCCGGCATCTTACTTCGTGAATGGTTCCAATACTATCACCATTACACCGATCAGTGGTTCCAGTGATCTGGGGAACTGGTTAAGTGCAGGATGGGTCTACGATTGTGTGGAGTTACTGAATTGA
- a CDS encoding SMI1/KNR4 family protein, whose protein sequence is MRDDLLVQLQEWHEEDEFQEIVDAIQAIPVEERDYELINHLGRALNNLERYDEAVEQFLTVAKEGTGDPLWHYRIGLAYYYLEQYAHAQQAFERADQLEPDDEDTLEFLEWIRSKMEEESSEELLEESVYESVYESVSPDPSVSEISIAPDRVSHLEPTGFWNDSAEAVDQYVLAPPTDGQIESMEEQLVFKLPTSYINMMKLHNGGVPHYRYYPVSQAEAAKKVRVEVKGILGIGREKAHSLGGQSGSRYIIEQGGYPEIGVVLCECPSDSEIVMLDYRESGNAGEPEVVHVDKNESYKITWLAPNFETFIQGLVNEENQPANLQGAL, encoded by the coding sequence ATGAGAGACGATCTGTTGGTTCAATTGCAAGAGTGGCATGAAGAAGATGAGTTTCAGGAAATTGTGGATGCAATTCAAGCGATTCCTGTGGAAGAAAGAGATTATGAGTTGATTAACCATCTGGGACGAGCGCTGAATAACCTGGAACGGTACGATGAAGCGGTTGAACAATTCCTGACGGTTGCCAAAGAGGGTACAGGTGACCCACTCTGGCATTACCGGATTGGGTTGGCTTATTACTATCTGGAGCAGTATGCGCATGCACAGCAAGCGTTCGAAAGAGCGGATCAATTGGAGCCTGATGATGAAGATACGCTGGAGTTTCTGGAATGGATTCGAAGCAAAATGGAGGAGGAATCCTCAGAGGAACTCTTAGAGGAATCCGTATATGAATCCGTATATGAATCGGTGAGTCCCGACCCATCTGTTTCTGAAATCTCAATCGCACCTGATCGTGTTAGCCATCTGGAACCAACGGGTTTTTGGAATGATAGTGCTGAAGCCGTGGATCAATATGTGCTGGCCCCACCTACTGATGGACAGATCGAGTCAATGGAGGAGCAGTTGGTGTTCAAGCTGCCAACATCCTATATAAACATGATGAAATTACATAATGGTGGTGTTCCCCACTATCGGTATTATCCTGTTAGCCAAGCAGAGGCTGCCAAGAAGGTCCGCGTTGAGGTCAAGGGAATACTGGGTATTGGACGTGAGAAAGCACATTCGTTAGGTGGTCAATCGGGTAGCCGGTACATCATCGAGCAGGGAGGGTACCCCGAGATTGGTGTTGTGTTATGTGAGTGCCCTTCCGATTCGGAGATCGTGATGCTGGATTATCGTGAATCCGGCAATGCTGGTGAGCCCGAGGTTGTTCATGTGGACAAAAATGAAAGCTACAAGATCACTTGGCTTGCGCCCAATTTTGAAACCTTTATTCAAGGTCTGGTGAATGAGGAAAATCAGCCTGCAAACCTTCAAGGTGCACTGTAA